Part of the Flavobacteriales bacterium genome, CCAGTTGATATTCTTAAACATAATTTTTGTTGGCAAAGGTATTCATATTCCCTAGCATTACATCAAGAAAGCACAATAGAAAATGGGAGAATAATACCGTTTATGGTGTTAATTTACCCATAAGTTCTAGCTTCTTTTTCGGATGCGGTATAACCCCCTTACCCTCCCGAAAAATCGGGACAAGCTATTCAAAGAGGGCTTAAATAGTGAGTAAATTAACACCATAAATGGTATAAAACCTATTTTAGCCTCCAAATCCACCACCACTTCTCAACTCATTGCTATCACGGTTTTTTCTTCTTAAAGCACGGTTTTTTCCTTGTCCAAATCGATAATTGAAACCAACATAAAACGTTCTGCTTTCCCAATTAAACTGTCCATTTTGCTCAAATGGATTTGTAGAATCGAATTTGAATCTCATTCCTTGGAAAATATCATTTACACGTGCTGAGATTGTTCCTTTTCCATTTAGAACAGTATAACTAGCACCTAAATTAAACATCCACATGGTTTTGCGGTTAAATTGGATTCCATTTTCTGGGGCGTTTATCATAGTAAACACTTGAAAATTGAGCTTCTTTGAAGCATAAAACATTGAACTCAATCTACCTGATAAAGAATTTGTTACTACCTCTAAATCCCCTTGTCTATCCGTTTTATTGTACAACTCCACAGAACCATTTAAACGCCACCATCTTTTAGGAGCATAACTCGATGATAGTTCAATTCCAAAACGATCTGTCGGGGAAAGATTCGCATAAGTTAGAAGTTGTTTTTGTGGATCCTTTGGGTCCAATGAAATAAAGCGGTTAATAGGATCTGTTATTCTTCTATAAAATACGCCAGCAGTGGCATTTCCTTTTTTAAATTGACGAGTATAATTAAACTCATATGAATTTGTAAACTGCGGTACAAGTTCAGGGTTTCCTACAGAATTTATTAATGGAGTACTCCATTCTCTAACGGGGTTAACCTGCCCTATTGAAGGTCTATCAACACGTCTGCTATAACTCAATTGATATTGATTTTTCTCAGATGGGTTATAGGTAATATATGCAGATGGATAAATGCTAAAAATCTCATCTGAATAAGGTGCATTGTTTTTTCCTCTGCTAAAAGTACCTTCTACCTCATACTGTTCAAATCGAGACCCTAACTGGATTCCCACTTTTTCAAACTGATGTCCAAAAGTGGCATAAAGTGAATAGATATTTCGATCATATTCAAAAGCAGAATTCCCAACATTCAATTGAGTAGAAATATTTTCATTTGTGGTGAGGTTTTGACGGTATTCTGCACCTAATTCAAGTTTAGATTTATCTCCAATGGGTCTATTATAATCTATATTAAAGATGGTATTTGTGAATTGCTTCTCCACATCATTCGTGAAATTCAAATCTTTAGAACTGGTGTTTATTTTATCCCAATAACGAGCATCTTCCTCATTATTGGTGTGTGAATAGGTGATTTCTGCATCTAATTGATGTTGTCCATTTTTATCAAATTTCCTTCTATAATTTAGGTTATAAGTTTGTGATGGAACTGTGTTTGACACAATATAAGGTGCGTCAGTAATCGTTTTTTGGTCTTTAATTACCCTGGTAAACCCATCATTGTCTGTTTTAAAGAAATTCTGTGTGGTATATGCAGATAGGGTATTTTGATCATTAATATAATAATCTGCACCCAATTTTATCATGTGAGATTCTGGTGTATTTTCAAATCCAAATTCTTGACGTAGTGGGAATTTATCGGTTCTATTTACATATCCTTTGTTTTCTCTTGTTCCTGTATTATATCCATAATTCGAATATATATTTACTTTCCCTGTCTTATAATTCATATTTAATGAACCATTAAAACGGGTGTTAATTCCTTGGGTTAAACCAGCGTTCACATTGGCATTAAAACCTTGAAGTGCATTTTTATGAAGTACTAGATTAATCATTCCACTCATACCTTCTGGGTTATATTTTGCAGAAGGATTGGTGATCAATTCCACTTTTTTGATTGAAGCTGATGGTATTTGCTTTAAAACCTGGTCAGCAGTAAGGTTTGTGGGCTTACCATCAATCAAGATTCTTACATTTTCATTTCCTCTTAAACTTACCGATCCTGTTTGCTGATCTACATTCACAGATTGAATTTGATTAAGCATCTCTCCTGCCGTACTTCCCACAGATGTTAAGTCTTTTCCAACATTAATAACTTTTCGGTCAATTTTTTGCTCAATTGTTGACGCTTCTTCTGTAAGCTCAACTTCAGACATCATTTCTGCTGAAGCAGAAAGGCGAATGACTCCCAAATTCAATTTTCTTCTCTTGTCATTTAATTCAACTGGTTTTGAAATGGTCTCATATCCCATAAATTGAATTTCAGCAGTGTATTTTCCATAAGGAATTTTTGAAATACCAAAACTTCCTTTATCATTGGAAATTCCACCGGTAACTATTTTTTTATCTGAGCTTTTTACAACAATGTTCACATAAGGCATCATCTCATTATTTTGAGCATCCTTGATCACTCCTCGGATACTACCTGTTTGTGCCAATGCTGGAATTACCGTTATTAATGTAAAAAATAATACATAGAAATTCTTCATAACCCTTAGATTTATAATTTTAGCAAAGATATGAGGTATCAATACCAAAATTTTGTTAAATCTTGTGGAAAAAAGTTGAATCGAAATTTGTATGCATATTTTGGTAATTAGCATACAACTAAAGATAACAGCTGCTCGTAGTTTTGCTTCAAAAAAACATGAAAGAGCATTTCCACATAGAAAAAGTAAAAAGCTCGCATAGAAAAATCTATAGCGATATTATTATAGATCAACCAGCAGAAAAGGTTTGGGAAATTATATCTGATTTCAAATCATATAAGGATTGGGCTGTTTT contains:
- a CDS encoding TonB-dependent receptor family protein is translated as MKNFYVLFFTLITVIPALAQTGSIRGVIKDAQNNEMMPYVNIVVKSSDKKIVTGGISNDKGSFGISKIPYGKYTAEIQFMGYETISKPVELNDKRRKLNLGVIRLSASAEMMSEVELTEEASTIEQKIDRKVINVGKDLTSVGSTAGEMLNQIQSVNVDQQTGSVSLRGNENVRILIDGKPTNLTADQVLKQIPSASIKKVELITNPSAKYNPEGMSGMINLVLHKNALQGFNANVNAGLTQGINTRFNGSLNMNYKTGKVNIYSNYGYNTGTRENKGYVNRTDKFPLRQEFGFENTPESHMIKLGADYYINDQNTLSAYTTQNFFKTDNDGFTRVIKDQKTITDAPYIVSNTVPSQTYNLNYRRKFDKNGQHQLDAEITYSHTNNEEDARYWDKINTSSKDLNFTNDVEKQFTNTIFNIDYNRPIGDKSKLELGAEYRQNLTTNENISTQLNVGNSAFEYDRNIYSLYATFGHQFEKVGIQLGSRFEQYEVEGTFSRGKNNAPYSDEIFSIYPSAYITYNPSEKNQYQLSYSRRVDRPSIGQVNPVREWSTPLINSVGNPELVPQFTNSYEFNYTRQFKKGNATAGVFYRRITDPINRFISLDPKDPQKQLLTYANLSPTDRFGIELSSSYAPKRWWRLNGSVELYNKTDRQGDLEVVTNSLSGRLSSMFYASKKLNFQVFTMINAPENGIQFNRKTMWMFNLGASYTVLNGKGTISARVNDIFQGMRFKFDSTNPFEQNGQFNWESRTFYVGFNYRFGQGKNRALRRKNRDSNELRSGGGFGG